CCCCTTTGGGGTGGTGTGTTTGCTGTGCCTGAATAGGGGGGCGGCCGATCGACGCGACCAATGGCAAGCTGATGCTTTTTTCAGCTGTGTGGCGGGGCTACTGATCAAGAGAAATCACATCGCGAATTGATTCGAACTCAGGCACTAGGTCGGGGTGATGCTGGCGCAGGTACGTCAGAACTGGTTCGCACTCCAGGAGCTTGACGAGGTATCCCTTGGCCAGAACGAGATTCAGCACATCCTGGCCGTAGGTTTGCTCGACGATTTTGTATTGCTCCTGCAGGTTGCCCATTTCTCGTTCCATCTTGGCCATCTGCTCATGCGTTACCCCGGTTAGCTTGGCCGGCTTCTTCCCGTCGACGAGGCGAGCTGCCGGCGTAGCAACGAGAAGCGCTTCCGCATAGGCGACGGTGACGTTGTTCGCGGCAATCATCAATTCCACGCACTCAACTTGGCGTGTCGGCTTCATTTTTCGAAGCGCTCGCGCTAGCTCAGCTGAGAACTGCCTGTCGCGTAGTAGATCCACCGCCTCAGGGCAGATGCCTTCCAGAAGGTTCATCTTCTTCACGATCTGAGTGGTATCGACGGAAAGGGCTTTGGCGAGACGCTCCAGCGAGACGCCACGCTCAATTGCACGCCGGATCATGAAATGCTCTTGAATGGTCGACAGGCGGTTGATGCGGTTGTTGTAGGTGTATGCCTCGTCATCGGTAGCAACCAAGCAGGAAGCATTGTCGTGGCCCAAATCGCGCAGCGCGAGAAGTCGGATGTGCCCGTCCAGCAGGATGTGGTTGCCCGACTGCTGGTCCACCGCCGTTACGGTCAACGGCTCAATCAAGCCCACTTCACCGATGGACGCGAGAATCTGCTTGAACTTCCGAGTGTTGGTCAGGCCAGCCGGAGTCCTGCGGGAGGGAAGAATGCGCGGCAAAGGAACGGCAAGCGGCTCAGGCACAAAGCCTAGAGTGACGCTTGTCATGGTGAGCTCCCGGTAGGCCAGACGCGTTCGGCAAGATACTTCGGTAGTGTTGTCAGTGATTCCGCCCGCAGCAGATTTACGAAGTTCTCGTCTGCGAACAGCTGCCGCAGAGCGCCAACAACAAACAGGAGTCGCTGCTGCGTGAATTCCGCTTTGCGGACCATCGCTTTCTGTCGCTCCACCTCGCTCTCGTACGTCCGAACGAGACTTGAGGTGGTCACGTCGTTTCGTCTGCCTATCATGTAGCGCGATGCGGATCTGCCCAGCGTTTGGCGTCGCTCAATGACACGCCTCGCGTTCATCAACTGCTTGCCGCGTAGCTTTCCTGATTCGTATGCCTCCTGCAGCGCTGCTTGGATTGCCTTGTCGTCGTCACCGGCCCCGACGATGGCGAGCGCAGCTGTAAGGGGAATCGTTCCTTTCTCAACAGCAATCAGCAGGCGCTCTTCCCCGTGCTGGAGCAACGTCAGGACTCCCTGCACATAGGCTGTTGTTAAACCTGTCTTCTCCGCGATCCTTTTAGGCGTGTACCCGCTATCACGCAATTGCCGAATACCGGCCAGCAACTCAAGAGGACGACACTGGCGTCGCGCGATATTCTCGGCCAGGCTCATGATGAACGCGTCCTCGTCGCTAACGTGAACCACCATCGCAGGAATCGTCGCCTCCCCTAGCGAGCGAAATGCCTTGAGCCGTCCCTCACCGCAGACAAGAAGGAATTTTTCGCTGCCATCTGCAGCAGCCCTCGGCGTGACGGTGATTGGCTTCTTGAGGCCAATGGCTTTGATGTTCCCAACGATCTCGTCAAAGACCTTGCTGTTCCGCTCGCGTGGGTTGATCACGTCGATACGGTCGATGGGAATCATCCTGATCTCGCCAGGTTGCGGTTGCGTGTTCATGCTGCTCTTCTCAGTTTCGCGCGTTCGGCCATGCGATACAGATAGTCCAACGTGTCGAAGCGATAGCTTTCGTATTCGATGGCGTTACGCTCGGCTAGTCGGATGCCGGGGCTAGCGAAGTCGAGGCGTGGCAATAGGTAGTAGTCCAGCGGAGCATCATTTGCCTTGTTCAGACGAATCGCCACGGTGACGTCTGGCAGGAGGCTCGTGTCAAACCGCACCTTCCAGTGATAGCCGCCATTCGTTCTCGGTTGGCAGCGCGATAGAACGATCGAGACGGTGAACTCCCGGTTGACGTTTAGGATGTCGGTCGCCGGGTCTCGGAGGACCGTACCGCCCAGATCTGCAATGGTTTGCTCTGTTTGAGTGACGATCTTTGGATGCAGCTGTCGCAGGAAACGGTTGATCTCCAAATAGCGATAGTCGCGATCAGGCGTGAAGCCCACCGCTTGGTAGGCTCGTATCAGACTCCCGAAGCGATACACATAGGCTGCGGAAGATGGCATGCCCTCCGTCTCGTCGATGATGAGGCCGGACAGGAAGCCGCGGTTTCGATAGAGATTGCGCAGTCGCTCGATCAACTCCTCGCTGCTGTACCGTCTGGCGCGGGCCCGCATGATGCCCTGGGCGGTGTAGTACACATCCGGCGCCACGATTGGCTCGAAGGCGCCGTCCTTGCGAATCCACATGTCAGGAGCGTTTACGACACGGGCGCGTTTGAGTTTGCATGACACGCGGTTGTAGATGTTGTTACCAATGTATTTTTCGTTGGTGAGCACCTCCCTAACGGTTGCGCGAGTCCAGTCGCGGTCCAAGTCCGTACGCACATGCATGGCGTTCAGTCGCGCGGCGATGTCGAACTCGTTCATGGACTCATCGATGAACCAGTTGTAGATCAGATTGACGATACGCACCTCGCTCTCAGGACCCGGTACCAAGACGACACGATCGGTCTGCAGACTCTTGCGTTGCCCACGGCTTAGTTCTGCCTTCATGAGACCGTGCTCGTCGACCAGCACACGGCGCAGCCCGAAGCCGGCGGGACCACCCTGCCGGAAGCCCAGTTCGATCAGACGGCACTGTCCAGCAAACACCTTCGCAGAGAGCTCCCGACTGTATTCACCCGCCATGGCGCGCTTGACGCCTTTTACGATTGTCGAGACAGGTGAGCCATCGTTGTCGAACTGTTCGGCGCAGTAGATGACCTGGATGCCTGCGCGCCGGCAGATGTACTCGTAGTACGCGCTCTCGTCTGCATCCTGGAAGCGCCCCCAACGGCTGACGTCATAGACAAGGATCGCTTGGAAGTCTGGGCGACCGGTCGTGACATCGCGGATGAGGCTTTGCAGTGCTTCCCGTCCGTCGATCCGCAGGCCGCTTTTGCCTTCATCGGCATAGGTACGGACAACCTCAATACCTCGTGAAGCGGCGTACTCGTGGATCTTGTCGCGTTGATTCTGCGTCGAGTACTGCTGATGCTCGGTCGACATACGCACGTACTCCGCTGCCCGAAGCGCGGGAGGCGCAATCGGAAGAGCGCTGGTGTACTGATCGAATGCCATGGCGAGCACCGGCTAGCGAGCGGCGTTGCTCTTCCCGTTCGGGAATCACGGGGGCAGCGCACAAGATCACGTTAGCAGGTGGCCGCAGACCATGCCTCACATCATCTCTTTGCAATCAGCTCTCGATGGTGCACGAGGTGGCGGCAGCATTACGATTTGCACCCGCCAGACGTCCATCTTTGCAATCCCATCTTCGGACGCGCGCTGGAGCACGTAAGTGCCTGAAGGCAGAGGCGTTTTCGGAGCTGACGCGTACACCTTTGCAATCGCTCGTCGTCGATCATTTCTTATCTGTTGTAAGAGCCGGTTGCGCTCGGCATAGGCGGGATGGGACGTGCGATAGCTGCACCAGTAGCCCGGGTGACCATGGGCCCACCTTGTTCGGGCGCGCGCCTGGTTGTCCCGGTAGTCGGTGTCGGCCCGGAGATGCTGCTTTTGCCATCGCCGCCGGCGCTCCCGCTGGCATGCGGCGGCCGAGCAGAATCGTTGCTTCGGCACTTGAGGGCGTGCGAGGAATAGGTGGCCGCACGCGGCGCACAAACGGGCAGGTCTCATGACTCACTCCAGAGGCCAGGGTGAGTATGCCGCTGCCCACCGGAGCGCTATTAAGCAGGCGTAGAAGACTTGCTGCCCACGCAAACACCCGCAGCCCAGAGTTGATCGGTGGAAACCTGAGGTCCAACCAAAGGCGTTACTTCATCTATTGTGTGACTCCGATAGGAAATTTCCATCTTTTTAGAAATTTCCTGAAGTCCCAGTCCCAAAAAAAATGAGTAACCCTTTGTGGAGCAGAACTTCCATCTCCTCCTGCACGTCCACCGAATACTGCTGCGCCTTTTGGCTGTCGCGCATGGCGACCGCTTCGCTATCGCACGCGATACATACCGGGAAAACCGCCGCGCTGAACAGCTCATCGAGTGACGTTTGCCGGGACAAGAGTCGGCGAATCTCTTCGTGCCTCGGAATGGTCTTCGACACCTGAGGCCCAAGTAGGAGCTTCTCGTTCCGAAGAAAGCCAGCATCGATGTGCGACCTGATCGATTCAATTGCAGATGCTACCGCTTCCACCCCAGAGCTATAGAACTTCGCTTCCCCGAGCCACAGCTCAATATTTGCCTCGTCGGCATAGCGCACATGGACCATGTCGAACGATTTGACGACAGAGGCGTTTTCGGAGCTGACGCGTACATCTTTGCAATCGCTCGTCGCCGATCGTTTCTTGTTCGCTGCAAGGTCCGATTGCGCTCCGCATAGGCGGGATGGGCTTTTCGATAGCTGCGCCAGTAGTCGCGGTGACGCTGTGTCCACCTCGCTCGAGCTCGTGCTTGGTTGTCCCGGTAGTCGGTGTCCGTCCGGAGGTGCTGCGTCTGCCATCGCCGTCGGCGCTCGCGCTGGCACGAGGTGGCCGAGCAGAATCGTTGCTTCGGCACTTGGGGGCGTGCAAGGAAGAGGCGGCCGCACGCGGCGCACAAACGGGCAGGTCTCATGACTCACTCCAGATGTCAGGGCGAGTATGCCGCTGCCTGCCAGAACGCTATTAAGCGGACGTAGAAGACTAGCTGCCCACGCAAGCACCCGCATCACGGAGATAGGTCACGAAGACCAGGCGATTTAAAAGGCGCCACGTCGTTCATTGTGGGCCGCAGATGAGGAATTTCCATCTTTTTGGAAATCTCTTGGAGCCTTGATCATGGGGAATTGCAAGGCGAGTGCGAAGACTTGGCTGTCCAGCACACAGCGGAGGACCCGCCGCAACAACTTTGGCGCTCTTGACGGCGAGTCGCAGTTAGTTTGTCGCGACCGCGGCTGTTTCTGTGGCGCGGGACTTCGTAAGTGATTGATTTTTATGGAGTCGTAGGGCGCCAATTGTGGCGCCCTACGGTTGTGTAGTGTAGGAAACCGGAATTAGCTGGACTACACGCGCACTGGCTGGACTGGAAATCCGGAATTGTCTGGACTGCCGTGCCAGCAGGAAGGGGAGATTGGTAACCCGAACTGTCTTTCGTCCGTGGCGTTTGATCCCAAGAAGACGGACGCCGGCAGCGGCGCCAGGTGACGCACTTCGCTACACATCGAAGACCGTACTCAGCTCGGTAGAACGGTCTTTTTTTTCGATACGGAAAGACCATGCCTGAATATACGACAAAGCTTTTCTATCGTGACCTGAACCAGACGCTACTGGCGGGAGGAATCCGGGTCGATTCCTCACGACAACAACCTTTACAACGAAGCACTCAGGTTTGGTGACGAGATCACGAGGGAGGCGTACACCACGGGCAAACCGGGTTCGCCTGAGCGGCGTAATAGCTGAGTCACCGCACCGTTCATGCCGCAGCGGGGTAGAGGCGGATCTTTTGTTCCAGTCGCACCGCAAGGCCCTCGTGAGAGGGACCCAGGGCAGCGAGTATCACGCGCGCTTCTTCCCGATACGCTGTGATTTTTGCGGCTGACCAGTGAGCGAGCGGTGGCGCGAGGTTGGCGATGAATTTGCCCCGGTCTCTCCGCACCCAGCCTCACACAAATGACCCCGTCCCGCGCCGCATCCGCGCCAACGCCCCAACACCCCCCCTCAAAGCCCCCGCGTCCCCCGACACTCCGGATACGTAACACACCCCCAAAAGTGGCACCCCACCTTGGCGCCTTGCTTAACAGTCCGGCGCACCATGACGTTGCCGCAGCGCGGGCAATGGGGCCGTTCGGTGGACGGCCTCGGTCGCATGCCGGGCATGGTCTTCCTGGCGAGCGCTGACGCTTGGGCGTGCTGGATCAACGTGGTCAGCGCCGCGCCGTCGACGAGGGCGATGTGCTTGCCTTTGGCGAAGGCCCGGGCGTCCGCGGTGAACACGCCGGCGGTCACCACGAAGCCGCCGGCCGCGCGCTGGGCGGTCATCAGGCCATGCAGTTCGCGCACGGTGTCGACGGACACTTTGTACGCCTGCCATTGCTTGCACTGGACGAGATACAGCTCGCCGTTTTTATGCAGTTGCAGGTCGACGCCGCTATCCGCGCCGGCGCCGGCGCCGGTTTCCGCCATGGTGTAGCAGTGCGTGCGGAAGACCTGGCCGAGGAGCCCTTCGAGTTCGGGCCAGCTCATCCGGCGCAGGGCGTCGCCCTGTTTGCGCTGGGCTGCGCTGCGCGCCTGCTGCTCGCGCTTGCGCTGGACGAAGTGGGCGGCAGCGGCACCGGCCAGCAGGCCGAGCGGCACGAGGTATTGGCCGACCGATGCCAGGGTCCTGAACCACTCGCCGGTGGCCATGTCGCCGAGTTGACCGGGGGCGGCCTGGGTGGATGCGGAAGCGACTGCGTAGCTATGCAGG
The sequence above is drawn from the Ralstonia solanacearum K60 genome and encodes:
- a CDS encoding Hachiman antiphage defense system protein HamA yields the protein MDTASPRLLAQLSKSPSRLCGAQSDLAANKKRSATSDCKDVRVSSENASVVKSFDMVHVRYADEANIELWLGEAKFYSSGVEAVASAIESIRSHIDAGFLRNEKLLLGPQVSKTIPRHEEIRRLLSRQTSLDELFSAAVFPVCIACDSEAVAMRDSQKAQQYSVDVQEEMEVLLHKGLLIFFGTGTSGNF
- a CDS encoding plasmid partitioning protein RepB C-terminal domain-containing protein, which gives rise to MTSVTLGFVPEPLAVPLPRILPSRRTPAGLTNTRKFKQILASIGEVGLIEPLTVTAVDQQSGNHILLDGHIRLLALRDLGHDNASCLVATDDEAYTYNNRINRLSTIQEHFMIRRAIERGVSLERLAKALSVDTTQIVKKMNLLEGICPEAVDLLRDRQFSAELARALRKMKPTRQVECVELMIAANNVTVAYAEALLVATPAARLVDGKKPAKLTGVTHEQMAKMEREMGNLQEQYKIVEQTYGQDVLNLVLAKGYLVKLLECEPVLTYLRQHHPDLVPEFESIRDVISLDQ
- a CDS encoding plasmid partitioning protein RepB C-terminal domain-containing protein gives rise to the protein MNTQPQPGEIRMIPIDRIDVINPRERNSKVFDEIVGNIKAIGLKKPITVTPRAAADGSEKFLLVCGEGRLKAFRSLGEATIPAMVVHVSDEDAFIMSLAENIARRQCRPLELLAGIRQLRDSGYTPKRIAEKTGLTTAYVQGVLTLLQHGEERLLIAVEKGTIPLTAALAIVGAGDDDKAIQAALQEAYESGKLRGKQLMNARRVIERRQTLGRSASRYMIGRRNDVTTSSLVRTYESEVERQKAMVRKAEFTQQRLLFVVGALRQLFADENFVNLLRAESLTTLPKYLAERVWPTGSSP
- a CDS encoding restriction endonuclease — encoded protein: MAKRKDDNVLQGPFELARILPWGLSLALAVTAYGALHSYAVASASTQAAPGQLGDMATGEWFRTLASVGQYLVPLGLLAGAAAAHFVQRKREQQARSAAQRKQGDALRRMSWPELEGLLGQVFRTHCYTMAETGAGAGADSGVDLQLHKNGELYLVQCKQWQAYKVSVDTVRELHGLMTAQRAAGGFVVTAGVFTADARAFAKGKHIALVDGAALTTLIQHAQASALARKTMPGMRPRPSTERPHCPRCGNVMVRRTVKQGAKVGCHFWGCVTYPECRGTRGL
- a CDS encoding recombinase family protein: MAFDQYTSALPIAPPALRAAEYVRMSTEHQQYSTQNQRDKIHEYAASRGIEVVRTYADEGKSGLRIDGREALQSLIRDVTTGRPDFQAILVYDVSRWGRFQDADESAYYEYICRRAGIQVIYCAEQFDNDGSPVSTIVKGVKRAMAGEYSRELSAKVFAGQCRLIELGFRQGGPAGFGLRRVLVDEHGLMKAELSRGQRKSLQTDRVVLVPGPESEVRIVNLIYNWFIDESMNEFDIAARLNAMHVRTDLDRDWTRATVREVLTNEKYIGNNIYNRVSCKLKRARVVNAPDMWIRKDGAFEPIVAPDVYYTAQGIMRARARRYSSEELIERLRNLYRNRGFLSGLIIDETEGMPSSAAYVYRFGSLIRAYQAVGFTPDRDYRYLEINRFLRQLHPKIVTQTEQTIADLGGTVLRDPATDILNVNREFTVSIVLSRCQPRTNGGYHWKVRFDTSLLPDVTVAIRLNKANDAPLDYYLLPRLDFASPGIRLAERNAIEYESYRFDTLDYLYRMAERAKLRRAA